The stretch of DNA CGCGCGGAAGCTCGGTTTGgtcgacgcggagacgggcgAACTCGTTTCTGATCTTCGTGAACTTCGAAGACGTCCTTCGCCAGCAGAGGTCAGTTCGAGTACAAGAAAATCGAAACGCAGGCGCGCTAGCGGCGTGCTCCGCTCTCCAGGGCATTTCGCATTTTGATCCGGACGGGATGCGCTTCTCAGCGGTTGCCTCTACGGCCGAGCGGCGTGGAGGCTTGCAAAGACGACTGCATGCATTTCCCTCCCTAGCCCACCATACAATAAGCAatcgtatatatatgcctgcATTTAGGGTTGCGTCAATTTCTTTCTCTATCCGTATTTGGACTGCTGCGTAGctgggcgcgcggctgagggcGTGAGTCACGTCGTCCTACTTTCTCCCGATTTGGGCCCCCTTTGACTGCGTTTTTGCATATGCGAAGTTTCCTCGATGTGCATATGGACATCTGCGTGCAGTGGGAAGCTTCGGatagcgaaggcgaggaagcgcagcCAGCCGAGCGCGAATCCTCCTACAAGATGGTTTCTGCACCCAAGCGTGCGCTGGAGCCTTTCTACGTCGACTTGCCGCCGCCCATGGAAAGATACAGGAAGCCGCGCTACGTGTTTAAGCGATTCCGCCCGTGAGGACGGCCTGAGCTGGATTCCTGTCGCGTTCGCTCAGCGGGcaccagcgcctcctcgtctgcgctgcggtCGAGGGACGCTCGGGCTTTTGCGGCCTGCTGTTTCACAAAGTCCTCTTCTGTTTCGTCTTTCGCCAGGCTAATCTGAAGCCCTTCCCTGCGTTCAAAATGCGTAAGATTCGATGTGGGTGAGCCTGTCCGCACCCCCCGCGGCTTTCGTTTTGCTTCTTCCGCACgcggcttttctctctctccgtgcgCCGTTTTTTGTCTTGCGTTGAGTCATGCCCTGCGACCTGCGCCCCCGGGGCAAGTCGTCCGTTTAGGCAGGGAGACGACGCCTTGGGTCGTCGGCGTTCCTGCGCTCGAGGACGCTCGGTTTCTAAATATTTAACATTTCGCTCTCGCGGGGAGAGGAAATGCTGTCAGTGTGTGTTCGAGGACTCGATCTTAGCGAGCGAGAGTTTGCGCCACATGCGAAAGCGCGCGCAGGACAGTGCAGAGGCACAGGCAGAAGAGGACGCTGAGCCTCGTTTCCACACAAAAGAACTCCGGAGCGACGACAGTAGAGCCACGGGAGACGATACCCCAAGGAAGGGCTGAGCTGAACCGGGAACAGAAGGACGCGAGTAGAAAAGCACAGCCCTCAGCTTCGGTTCCCCACAGCGAGCCAACAAATCCCCACGCTCAAATGAGCACTTcaaaaaaagcgaaaaagtGAGAGTCTGActccagaggcgcgcggtcgcctgcaCCACCAACTTTGTGAAGCACACTGTTCTACTCCTCGCGGACGTGCGTCTTCGAATGCGACGCGGAACAGatgaaggaagaagacgccgcttCTCTCAGCTTGCCGAAACGCGCGCACAAAACGCGCCTGCTCAGCCGGAGGTACCAAGCGCCTCACGGCGCGACATCCGACAAGGTTCCTCCTGCTGAGTAGCAGCGGGGTTTAAGGGTTAGACGAAAGGGACCACGCGCAGGTAGCAGCGTTTCTGTTCGTGTGGAGCTTGCGCATCTGGTTTCGGGCGCTTCATCCTCCGTGTCGGGACCGCCGTTATGCCTCCTTTCCGCGTGTGCCCGGTGGTTCACCTCTTTTTTCCACGGTTCAcactgcggccgcgcacgcctcaTCCATCTCGCCCTAGGCTCGGACTTCGTTCGCGGCCGTCTGCAGGCCAACgcaagcgagcgagaggacaTGCAAGCTGCGGTTGGCGAAAAAGAGTCGAGTCGAAGCATTCCACGAAGAGCGCTCGCTAACAGGCGGTTACGTCAAGGTCTCGCGAAGAAAGAATtccgcgaagaggcgggTGACCACGCACGCAATCAGGAGGAAACACAGGCGCAGGTCGTGATGTAGTGAAGATCGGATGCGAGagacacgagagagaagcagagtGAATGGGTGTGAGATACGCGAGCGGGTGTGCGCATGGCTTTTGACAAAACGAGTGCGTACCACGCTGCTGCCGAAGAcacgcgccgacgcggataCTCGAGATGTCATCGCTGCAAACATGTGTGAGCCTGAAACCTCCGAGGAAAAACCTACCTACACGAGCCGGTTGCCCTCCATGCACGTATTCACGCTtgcatgcgtatatatatgtttatatgtaGACATACGCTGCTCAAGTCGCGTGCGAGTGAAGGCAGCGGTCAATCAAGACGCAGATGCTCCTCCCTGTACCTGGACTGAGCTGAGGAAGTCGCTGGCGACCTTTCGTTTATCCACGACCATCTCGCTGATCGCGAGCCCGGCTTCTCGCTTCGGATCCTCGCCTTTTCCTCCATCCCGCTTCACCCAAAACTTGTCAAAGttcggctgcagcagagtgGGGAGCTCCCAGTCAAGCAGCGCATCTTCCGAAGGCGCGAAGTGCGCAGACACCGGGCGGCGGTCAACCAGGTCGAGTGGAATGGGGAAGGGGCGAGGCAAGggacgcgcgccggctgtcgagagacgagaagcgccagctgcgccttcCAGATAGGTTTCCTCCAAGCCCTTTTGAACGCTGCGTTCCCAGGTCTCTTCGAACTGTCCGCCGATCTCCTCGATAGTCTTCTCTATCGCTTCCTGACCCTTAAAGACCCTTTCGAAGCTGAGGAACAGAAAccaagacgcagaagcgagcgcgcagaagcgacgtgagcccgcgaggcccggtcggctgcctctctcgcccctAGACACGCAGCGCCTATGCGGAGGCCGTCTGCGCGAGTGTCGTGCACAGGAACAGGACAGAATGTGCAGAGACTTGAAGCCGCCTCTAGCCAAACACGCGCCAACCCAGCAAACACCAAGCCACTTTCTCGAATTCCTTTCGCGTACAGGGACGCGAGGGCACGCGGAGGTCCaacgagagacgcagaagaaaggcGTCCACACGCTCAGACCGAAGGGGCCGGAGAgagcaagagagaggagggggagagagaagaaagagactcCACGTGCGCACACTGTGCACGACTGCGGCTACTTGGCAGGGCTATTTTCGACTCTGGGTTCACGTTTTTTCCCCTCTCGCTTCTGTGTTGCCTACATTCTCTCGgttcttcgtcttcgagcCCCTTCGTCGATTTTTCGCGTCGGATCACGGATTCTCCActcgcgctcctgcgcctctgcagccgcctcgcgcgggctTTCCTGCGAAGGCCCCATGTGCGCGTCAGGGTCGATCAAGTCgagctctgcttcctcctcctcgtccgtcgcggcgtcgaccccggctgcggcttcgcggcgctggagcttTTTCTGAAAAACCACGTCGTGGATGTCGTTCATGCCGCACCAGAAGCGGGAGCCTTCCGCgttgcagaggcgccgaatgagcgcctcctcgcgcttcagcgCCTTGGTCGCCTGGTCGTCCcacgcgtcgctctcctcctggcggccgcggacgcgcgccgccagcgactgGGCGAGATGctcgggcgacgcgcggagattcgcgtcgtcgtcgccggcgaccgTCGAGAGCAGCACGCGACCCGCCccgaggaggaaaaagagcTGCTTGTGTGGACCgtcgagctgcgcctcgcgacgCGGGTCGTCTGCCAGacccttctccgcctcgcatTCCTCCCCGGGGTAGCGCGCGTGAGGCGCCACGTGGCAGATGCGCAGCGCCGACAGCTGCTCAGGAGAGGGAAGCGGAGGCTCCCGCAGCGTGTagagcggccgcaggcaggTCAGCAACGCCATCTCATTCGCCAAGCCTGTGGTGTGGAAAATGAACGGCCTGAAAACGGAAACACACAAACCCTAAAGCCCACGTAAACCCTATTCCCTAACTCAGACGACGATTCAGGCTCAGAGACGTCAAACGCTGACCTCCGCACCGCCCTCCCGTCGCCATCCCACGCGCGAATGCATCTAAAACGAGATAGGCACAGAGACTTGTGAATGAAGCCTTTACGCCTTCGGCTCGACAGCCGCCTAGGACTGCATCACCGGCCCCAGGAACCTTCTCTGCCAATCCCTCGGTGCGGGGCGAGTCGCATGCGTCCATTCGCGTCGGATGAAACTGCAAGTATCCATCCACACAGCTAGGGCAATGATGTGTCTTACGCAGACAGGCCGAATGGGATCCACACCACGTTGGTGCGGAGGCAGAAATCCGCACAACTAGCGCACGAAGGTGATGCAGCTGGACGCAACAATGCCCTTGTAGACAACAAATGTGTTTATGAATCTGCTGCAACTCTGTGCCGGAGTGGcgctcctgcgtctcgctgtcTGCTCACCTGTCGCCTTCGATTTCCTCGTTGAGAGCCTCCTCGGACTCGCAGAAAgcaaagaagcagttgtGTTCGATTGCGGGTCTGCGCAGGACAGGAtgaggcgagagacagaaagctTCACGTACCCTGCCGCTCGACGTTGTTGAACGCTTTTCTTCCGCATGTGCATCTTCCACAGGGAACTCAGTGCGTGTGTACTGCAGAGGCTAGCTCGCGTAGCTCGCCGCCTTCACACGCATATCCGCGCATGTCGACGCGTGACACAGAGCCACCCCCCTGTCAGCACACAAAGCCCTCtgcatatgtataaatatatatatatatatatatatatatgcatatctaTATGTCTGCGTGTGGAAGTCTATGGGGCTATGTATATAACCAGGGGCGAGCGGTACTGCTCTGATCTTCCACGCAAAATCGCATGTGTGGGCGGCGACATCCGGGTAATCTGGtgtccttcttggcataacgttgaaacgTCTTGGTTGAACAACGTATCGTCCACTAATTGCTAGCTTGATGGAGTGAAATCTAGAGCAGCTGACCGGAGAATCGCCCACAAGCTCTCCCGAGCCCGCTGCGCGTTGTAGAAGATGATTTTTTTGATCAGCAGAGGACAGAAGGCCCGCAGGAcgtcgcgcagagacgaaagCAGGAAGTAGCAGCTTCCCGCAGTGAGTTCGCGCTCAGTCAGCGAGCTGAAGTCGAGGACGAGAGCGGCTGCAGAATGGCAACGAGAACCAGACAAAGAGTCGATAAACCTGCAGGGGCATGGCGGGCACCGCGAAGCGCGCAGAGCCACGGACCCACCTCGAACGCGGCTCGAGAGACAAGCCGACCACGAGCGACAAGCTCGCGCGAATTAGACTCCAGATAGGGAGCCCACACATGGGAACGAGCTGCCGCTGAGACATGCAAGAGAAGATCGGAAGTGAGGAGGAAAATACTTTAGggccgcagcagacagcgGGAGATGAGACGACGTACCTGTAGAGACACGGACTTGCCGCCGGAGTGAGAACTCGACGAAGCGACACCACAAGCCCTGGAACACTTCCAGAAGGATCAGCGACAGGTCTGTAGGACCCAAGAACGCGTACGCGACCGACGGCTTCATCGCTGCAATCTGAGCCGGATTCACAAAAGCAGACACATCGGGGCAAACGGTCTAAGCGCGCGTCGGTCCCCATGtgacgcgtgcgccgccgtcggcgcagcTCTGGGTGGCAACGAGCGGCCCCAGCAcgaaagagaagacgcgcgaaggACGAAAGGAGTCGCGCAGATCACacgacgcagcggaagacAGGGTCTAAAGGTCTGCCGGAGGCGATCCGAAAACTCCGTTCGCTCGCGCTCACCTGTAGATACACCGCAGGTTGTTTTTTTCCTTTGGTGCAGTACGCGAGCGCAATCGACAGGTTTTGTCGGATTTCTTTGATCAACTCCTCTCGACTTGCGTCGCCGTTCCTCTGACctggccgcaggcgctggaggaggctCGGGTCGACGTCGGCGCTGTTGCCGTCGGCGTGGAGCCCGTCGAGGGCGTCGTCGAGCACGTGTTCAAAGCCGGCGTTTCGCTGTCTGTTGAGACGCAGCTCGGCGAGGGAGACTGCGAGTTTCATCGTGTCCTCTTCACGGAGAACAGCGTGGGCGCGGGCCTCGAACACCTGCTTCAGAGAcgccagctgcgccagaCACAGCCGCACGTCCTTCGCGCCGCGGTCaaccggcggcagcgccacgtggcctctgcgcaggaccagcaggcgccgaagcTCCTCCAGCACCCGCCAGCCCTGCCCGCCGCAGCAGTGGCTCACCAGAAGCAGTTCGCGGACGACGATGTCGGTGTAGgctgcagacacacagaggGACACGCAGGGCACAGACGCGAGGAGAACAATACAAGAGCTCGTGTGGAGCTGGCGCTGAGGCCTTGAGATCAAAGAACCGCACAGAGTATAGAACGAAGAGCTGGAGACGCGAGACGAACGCGTCTTCCCTCGAGCCCTGGCAGCGGCGTCAGTGCGCGCCGGCTGGGCGAGCCGCTGGAGGGAAGAGAAGGTGCCGAGCGGCTCAAAGGCAGAGCTGCGCGGGCAGTTCGCCACGAGCGAACAGAGAAGTGCACGGAGAGACGAGCTGTGCGGAGGAACGAGAtgcagggaggcggcggaatcGAACAGAGGCATCTGTGAAGAGGAAGGGAGCGTCTGGTTACGGCGTTCGCTTCCTTTCCAGAAGGCCCCGCGTGGTTCacaggcgagagacagaTCGCTCGCctggccgccgtcgcctcctttGCTGCGCGTTTCCGCTCCCCAGCAGAGCCAGGTCTGTGTAcagacgcagctgcctgctTTCTCTGTTTCTGAGCGAGGATTTCTGTTTGACGCGACGTGAGAAAAATGCTCCTACACAAACATCCACGAGACCCCCAGCGTCGGCCGTTGGACGCGCTCCATTCTAGAAGCGAACGGCCTCGCTTCGCAGAGCTGCAGCACTCCGCGCGAACGGTCAGGCGTTTCTGTTGGGCCTtacgcagcagcacgcgcccGCTGAGGGATCCAGGGACTGTGTCGGCGAGTTCCtcgtcgaggcggcggagggcggcgtctCTTTTATGGGCTTTCTCGAGGCCGTCCAGGACAGTTTTCGCGTTCACCACAACCTCGCCGTCCTGCAGGAAGCTCGCGACGAACTTCGCTTGGACGTCCTCTAGCCGGCGGAGCgactgccgcctgcgccggctgaAGCCGGCCTGCCACGGGGCCTTGGGGGACGGCTGAGTGctctcgcggtcgcgtctGAACCTCGCGACGTGGAGGGCGGGAATCGACCCCTCGATGGTGACGAGGTTCCGGACTTTGAAGCGGCGGTTCGGCacctccgcttcgccgtcgtcatCCTTCCagccccccgcctccgcggcggtctcctcgtcgcgctctgctgcgtcttcgccgggtgtccgcgcgctccgcgccgccggcgacggtccgcgcgagacgggcgGCGGCCCCTGTAAGGAGACGATCTCGCGGACGTCGATGTTGTCTTCAGCCTCGTCGTCCCACAGACGGATTCCGCCGCGCACGATCAGGTTCCCCTCCACGACGCGACCCTCCACGATgctgtcctccgcctccacgtcgcagcggccttcagcctctcgcggcgagccaggcggccgcgagagctccgcagccacgcggactgcggaggcgggagaagacgacgccgcgacgcgccctccagccgcagccgacaCCGGGAGATGCGGTaacggcggagaggaggagtaGAGCGGCGGCATCGTGGAGCAGAGGGAGTCAAGAGGCCTCGCGGGAGGAGCTAGGCCGCTCGGGGATTGAGGATCGAAGGACGGGAGAGCCGATAGAGGAGAGGCAGCTACGCCTGCGAACACGCCCGTTAAAAACAGGCGCTGAGAAGGAAAGAGTAGAGAAGAAGACCACGTCTCAAGCCAGCTTCTTGCTGAACTGCCTGCGTGGTTCTCTCTGCTGTAATTC from Besnoitia besnoiti strain Bb-Ger1 chromosome V, whole genome shotgun sequence encodes:
- a CDS encoding hypothetical protein (encoded by transcript BESB_063020); translated protein: MPPLYSSSPPLPHLPVSAAAGGRVAASSSPASAVRVAAELSRPPGSPREAEGRCDVEAEDSIVEGRVVEGNLIVRGGIRLWDDEAEDNIDVREIVSLQGPPPVSRGPSPAARSARTPGEDAAERDEETAAEAGGWKDDDGEAEVPNRRFKVRNLVTIEGSIPALHVARFRRDRESTQPSPKAPWQAGFSRRRRQSLRRLEDVQAKFVASFLQDGEVVVNAKTVLDGLEKAHKRDAALRRLDEELADTVPGSLSGRVLLPYTDIVVRELLLVSHCCGGQGWRVLEELRRLLVLRRGHVALPPVDRGAKDVRLCLAQLASLKQVFEARAHAVLREEDTMKLAVSLAELRLNRQRNAGFEHVLDDALDGLHADGNSADVDPSLLQRLRPGQRNGDASREELIKEIRQNLSIALAYCTKGKKQPAVYLQIAAMKPSVAYAFLGPTDLSLILLEVFQGLWCRFVEFSLRRQVRVSTAALVLDFSSLTERELTAGSCYFLLSSLRDVLRAFCPLLIKKIIFYNAQRARESLWAILRPAIEHNCFFAFCESEEALNEEIEGDRPFIFHTTGLANEMALLTCLRPLYTLREPPLPSPEQLSALRICHVAPHARYPGEECEAEKGLADDPRREAQLDGPHKQLFFLLGAGRVLLSTVAGDDDANLRASPEHLAQSLAARVRGRQEESDAWDDQATKALKREEALIRRLCNAEGSRFWCGMNDIHDVVFQKKLQRREAAAGVDAATDEEEEAELDLIDPDAHMGPSQESPREAAAEAQEREWRIRDPTRKIDEGARRRRTERIFERVFKGQEAIEKTIEEIGGQFEETWERSVQKGLEETYLEGAAGASRLSTAGARPLPRPFPIPLDLVDRRPVSAHFAPSEDALLDWELPTLLQPNFDKFWVKRDGGKGEDPKREAGLAISEMVVDKRKVASDFLSSVQTAANEVRA